The Allorhodopirellula heiligendammensis genome includes a window with the following:
- the ruvA gene encoding Holliday junction branch migration protein RuvA, whose product MISAIAGKLSHVDETSVTIQAGPFDYEVFVGDFTRRQLQPKINEEVRLHTLDYIEGNTAGGRLTPRLIGFLTLPERQFFDLFCSVDGVGAKKALRAMVRPVRELAVLIEEQDSKALSALPGIGPATSERIIAKLRRKMPRFALMVAGDEFSGGAAETSPVIEETYEALVMLGHSEADARQLIDDAVASGKKFKDTESLLTAIYQKSK is encoded by the coding sequence AGTGTCACGATCCAAGCGGGCCCGTTTGACTACGAGGTTTTTGTCGGCGATTTTACGCGTCGGCAATTGCAGCCGAAGATCAATGAAGAGGTTCGGTTGCACACCCTCGACTATATTGAGGGCAACACAGCGGGCGGCCGACTGACGCCTCGGTTGATCGGATTTCTGACCCTGCCGGAGCGACAGTTTTTTGATTTGTTCTGCAGCGTTGACGGGGTGGGTGCAAAAAAGGCGTTACGAGCGATGGTACGCCCGGTGCGGGAACTTGCCGTTCTGATTGAGGAACAGGACAGCAAAGCGCTGTCGGCGCTCCCAGGAATTGGTCCCGCGACGAGCGAACGAATCATTGCTAAGTTACGTCGAAAAATGCCCCGTTTCGCGCTGATGGTGGCCGGCGATGAGTTCAGTGGCGGGGCCGCGGAAACGTCACCTGTGATCGAGGAAACTTACGAGGCACTCGTGATGCTCGGCCACAGCGAAGCGGACGCACGACAGTTGATTGATGACGCGGTCGCCAGTGGCAAGAAGTTCAAAGATACCGAGTCGCTGTTAACTGCGATTTACCAGAAATCCAAGTAG